A genomic window from Pseudonocardia broussonetiae includes:
- a CDS encoding TIGR03936 family radical SAM-associated protein, whose product MARVKAGEAANPAPPTVQRIRIRFAKRGRLRFLSHRDVARSVERAVRRAGVPVAHSHGFSPHPRLSWVGAAPTGTASEAEYLEIGLTSPVEPAALVSALDAALPDGLDILDAVVAEAPSLPDRIDASRWVVELPGVDPAELRAAVDALLALETLVVDRVMPSGRRQIDVRAAVASASVDVTSDDSRASTTGGAGVCAILTAVVRQTTPAVRPDDVLGALDVVAGLRPPVPAKATRMAQGLLDDRGDLADPLGPPRVTTQA is encoded by the coding sequence ATGGCCCGAGTGAAGGCGGGGGAGGCGGCGAACCCCGCCCCACCCACGGTGCAGCGGATCCGCATCCGGTTCGCGAAGCGCGGGCGGCTGCGGTTCCTGTCCCACCGCGACGTCGCGCGCTCGGTCGAGCGGGCCGTGCGCCGCGCCGGCGTCCCCGTCGCGCACTCCCACGGCTTCAGCCCGCACCCGCGGCTGTCCTGGGTCGGCGCCGCCCCCACCGGCACGGCCAGCGAGGCCGAGTACCTGGAGATCGGGCTGACCTCGCCCGTCGAGCCCGCGGCGCTGGTCTCCGCGCTGGACGCCGCGCTGCCCGACGGCCTCGACATCCTCGACGCCGTGGTCGCCGAGGCCCCGTCGCTGCCCGACCGGATCGACGCGAGCCGCTGGGTCGTCGAGCTGCCCGGCGTCGACCCCGCCGAGCTGCGCGCCGCGGTCGACGCGCTGCTCGCGCTGGAGACGCTCGTCGTCGACCGCGTGATGCCCTCGGGACGTCGCCAGATCGACGTCCGGGCCGCCGTCGCCTCGGCCTCGGTCGACGTGACGTCGGACGACTCTCGCGCGAGCACGACCGGGGGAGCCGGAGTCTGTGCGATACTGACCGCGGTCGTGCGGCAGACGACACCCGCCGTTCGGCCCGACGACGTGTTGGGTGCACTCGACGTTGTCGCAGGCCTCAGGCCTCCGGTCCCCGCGAAGGCGACCCGGATGGCTCAGGGACTGCTCGACGACCGGGGTGACCTCGCCGATCCGCTCGGTCCGCCCCGGGTCACCACCCAGGCCTGA
- a CDS encoding translation initiation factor IF-2 N-terminal domain-containing protein, with product MSDNAVPELPELPDKMRVHALARLLGRTSKEVLAALADLEIAARSPQSSIDRKAAEQVVSALQPAAPVAESPVAEAPVVEAPAPVLEEPAAEAPAEAPADAPAPRARRRRATRAAGATTAPGEPATAEPASAAAPPADTTPAEQAPADPGQASVDAALSELSLSDLADAVPAASGVPVPGVAVPFGADEPAPSATAEPSALAPLFAPPAPLFQAPSRPTRTRRRAVVEEPAEEAAPEPEVVEPAEAAPENEPEAASEAPAGGPEGDDDGDDGARRRRRRGRRGRGRGRGADDESDDETTDGAESGADDDASTGDAEADEESDADGSGGSSEESGSEDSGSEDQGSDDQGSDEDGDDERASGSRRRRRRRRRGSGDDAGDESDPPGTVTRIRAPRERPERSERSEDVEGDGVQGVRGSTRLEAKRQRRRDGRDAGRRRVPILSEAEFLARREAVDRVMVARERGDRVEIGVLEDGVLVEHFVAGRDGGSMVGNIYLGRVQNVLPSMEAAFVDIGRGRNAVLYAGEVDWDAAGLGGKARRIEQALSSGDSVLVQVTKDPVGHKGARLTTQISLAGRFLVYVPGGGAAGISRKLPDVERKRLKDMLKEIVPPEAGVIIRTASEGVSHEALERDVRRLQAQWEVVDAKAKATGPSKPKAPVLLYEEPDLLIKVVRDQFNEDFSSLVIQGDDSWDTLHNYIGHVAPELVDRMHRHVGTKDVFAEYRIDEQLLKALDRKVWLPSGGTLVIDRTEAMTVIDVNTGKYTGSGGNLEETVTRNNLESAEEIVRQLRLRDIGGIIVIDFIDMVLEANRDLVLRRLTECLSRDRTRHQVAEVTSLGLVQMTRKRVGGGLLEHFSTTCEHCRGRGVLIDADPAPEKVDAGREQPRPGEGPARRSRGGRGRRDEERNGTDRNGHDPVPADNGRNGHARHGVAEVAAASAGAIAGAASTVAGSTVAGSTVAASSATASLDVGAPAAAPEPETTGVVAGGVEDAVEEAVVERSVARSEPVAEPAVAEPAVAEPAVAEPAVAEPAVAEPVPVVAAPAAASPAPAALTDVDPGIGEEAGHQARPARRRGRVTRTAGAPTATAGDTPAAVVLTVPATPPSTPSATSSSTPEAAPAAAPVADPAPAPVVDPALAAVPPQPEPAPATTRVRRTRRTASRPAGPPPADAGTTAQTGGGDPV from the coding sequence ATGTCTGACAACGCAGTACCCGAACTGCCCGAACTGCCCGACAAGATGCGGGTGCACGCGCTCGCCCGGCTGCTGGGCCGCACCAGCAAGGAGGTCCTGGCCGCACTGGCCGACCTCGAGATCGCGGCGCGCAGCCCCCAGTCGAGCATCGACCGCAAGGCCGCCGAGCAGGTGGTGTCGGCGCTGCAGCCCGCCGCGCCGGTGGCCGAGTCGCCGGTGGCCGAGGCCCCGGTGGTCGAGGCGCCTGCGCCCGTCCTCGAGGAGCCGGCCGCCGAGGCCCCCGCCGAGGCCCCCGCCGACGCCCCGGCGCCCCGGGCCCGCCGCCGCCGCGCCACGCGGGCGGCCGGCGCCACCACGGCGCCCGGGGAGCCGGCCACCGCCGAGCCGGCCTCCGCCGCTGCGCCGCCCGCCGACACGACGCCCGCCGAGCAGGCCCCCGCGGACCCGGGCCAGGCCTCCGTCGACGCCGCCCTCTCCGAGCTCTCCCTCTCCGACCTCGCCGACGCCGTCCCCGCCGCGTCCGGCGTGCCGGTGCCCGGCGTCGCCGTGCCGTTCGGCGCCGACGAGCCCGCCCCCTCCGCCACGGCCGAGCCCTCCGCGCTCGCGCCGCTGTTCGCGCCGCCCGCGCCGCTGTTCCAGGCCCCGTCGCGGCCCACGCGCACCCGCCGCCGCGCGGTCGTGGAGGAGCCCGCCGAGGAGGCGGCCCCCGAGCCCGAGGTCGTGGAGCCCGCCGAGGCCGCCCCCGAGAACGAGCCCGAGGCCGCGTCCGAGGCGCCCGCAGGCGGGCCCGAGGGCGACGACGACGGGGACGACGGCGCGCGCCGCCGCCGTCGCCGGGGCCGTCGCGGCCGGGGCCGCGGCCGCGGTGCCGACGACGAGTCCGACGACGAGACCACCGACGGCGCCGAGTCCGGGGCCGACGACGACGCCTCCACCGGCGACGCCGAGGCCGACGAGGAGTCCGACGCCGACGGGTCCGGCGGGTCGTCCGAGGAGTCAGGCTCCGAGGACTCCGGGTCCGAGGACCAGGGTTCCGACGACCAGGGCTCCGACGAGGACGGCGACGACGAGCGCGCCTCCGGGTCGCGCCGCCGGCGTCGCCGCCGCCGTCGCGGATCGGGTGACGACGCGGGCGACGAGTCCGACCCGCCCGGCACCGTCACGCGCATCCGCGCCCCGCGCGAGCGTCCGGAGCGCTCCGAGCGCTCCGAGGACGTCGAGGGCGACGGCGTGCAGGGCGTCCGCGGGTCGACCCGCCTGGAGGCCAAGCGCCAGCGCCGCCGCGACGGCCGCGACGCCGGCCGCCGCCGCGTCCCGATCCTGTCCGAGGCCGAGTTCCTGGCGCGCCGCGAGGCCGTCGACCGGGTGATGGTCGCCCGCGAGCGCGGCGACCGCGTCGAGATCGGCGTCCTGGAGGACGGCGTCCTCGTCGAGCACTTCGTCGCCGGGCGCGACGGCGGCTCCATGGTCGGCAACATCTACCTCGGCCGCGTGCAGAACGTGCTGCCGTCGATGGAGGCCGCGTTCGTCGACATCGGCCGCGGCCGCAACGCCGTGCTCTACGCGGGCGAGGTCGACTGGGACGCCGCCGGTCTCGGCGGCAAGGCCCGGCGCATCGAGCAGGCCCTGAGCAGCGGCGACAGCGTCCTGGTGCAGGTCACCAAGGACCCGGTCGGGCACAAGGGCGCGCGCCTCACCACCCAGATCAGCCTGGCCGGCCGCTTCCTGGTCTACGTGCCCGGCGGCGGTGCGGCGGGGATCAGCCGCAAGCTGCCCGACGTCGAGCGCAAGCGGCTCAAGGACATGCTCAAGGAGATCGTCCCGCCGGAGGCCGGGGTGATCATCCGCACCGCGTCGGAGGGCGTCAGCCACGAGGCGCTGGAGCGCGACGTCCGCCGCCTGCAGGCGCAGTGGGAGGTCGTCGACGCCAAGGCGAAGGCCACCGGCCCGAGCAAGCCGAAGGCGCCCGTGCTGCTCTACGAGGAGCCCGACCTGCTGATCAAGGTCGTCCGCGACCAGTTCAACGAGGACTTCTCCAGCCTCGTGATCCAGGGCGACGACTCCTGGGACACGCTGCACAACTACATCGGCCACGTGGCGCCCGAGCTCGTCGACCGGATGCACCGGCACGTGGGCACGAAGGACGTCTTCGCCGAGTACCGCATCGACGAGCAGCTGCTCAAGGCGCTCGACCGCAAGGTCTGGCTGCCCTCGGGCGGCACGCTGGTGATCGACCGCACCGAGGCCATGACGGTCATCGACGTCAACACCGGCAAGTACACCGGCTCCGGGGGCAACCTCGAGGAGACGGTCACGCGCAACAACCTGGAGTCGGCCGAGGAGATCGTCCGCCAGCTCCGGCTGCGCGACATCGGCGGCATCATCGTCATCGACTTCATCGACATGGTGCTCGAGGCCAACCGCGACCTCGTGCTGCGGCGCCTCACCGAGTGCCTCTCGCGCGACCGCACGCGGCACCAGGTCGCCGAGGTCACCTCGCTGGGCCTGGTGCAGATGACGCGCAAGCGCGTCGGCGGCGGGCTGCTCGAGCACTTCTCGACCACCTGCGAGCACTGCCGCGGCCGCGGCGTCCTCATCGACGCCGACCCGGCGCCGGAGAAGGTCGACGCCGGGCGCGAGCAGCCCCGCCCGGGCGAGGGCCCCGCCCGTCGCTCCCGCGGGGGCCGCGGGCGCCGCGACGAGGAGCGCAACGGCACAGACCGCAACGGGCACGACCCGGTTCCCGCCGACAACGGCCGCAACGGGCACGCCCGCCACGGCGTGGCCGAGGTGGCGGCGGCGTCGGCCGGTGCGATCGCCGGTGCCGCGTCCACGGTCGCCGGGTCCACGGTCGCCGGGTCCACGGTCGCCGCGTCGTCGGCCACCGCCTCCCTGGACGTGGGCGCGCCCGCGGCCGCCCCGGAGCCCGAGACCACCGGCGTCGTCGCCGGGGGAGTCGAGGACGCCGTGGAGGAGGCCGTGGTGGAGCGGTCGGTGGCGCGGAGCGAGCCGGTGGCCGAGCCCGCCGTGGCCGAGCCCGCCGTGGCCGAGCCCGCCGTCGCCGAGCCCGCCGTGGCCGAGCCCGCCGTCGCCGAGCCCGTGCCGGTCGTTGCTGCGCCCGCGGCCGCCTCGCCCGCCCCGGCGGCGCTGACCGACGTCGACCCCGGCATCGGCGAAGAGGCCGGCCACCAGGCCCGGCCCGCCCGCCGCCGCGGCCGCGTCACCCGCACCGCGGGGGCCCCCACGGCCACCGCGGGCGACACCCCGGCCGCCGTGGTCCTCACGGTGCCGGCCACCCCGCCGAGCACGCCGTCGGCCACCTCGTCGAGCACCCCGGAGGCGGCCCCGGCCGCCGCCCCGGTGGCCGACCCGGCCCCGGCCCCGGTCGTGGACCCCGCGCTCGCCGCGGTGCCCCCGCAGCCGGAGCCCGCCCCCGCCACGACCCGGGTGCGCCGCACCCGGCGGACCGCGTCACGGCCGGCCGGACCGCCGCCCGCCGACGCGGGCACGACCGCGCAGACGGGTGGGGGAGACCCGGTTTGA
- the rplU gene encoding 50S ribosomal protein L21 — protein MYAIVKTGGKQYKVAVDDVLTVEKIVGKPGAEISFPAVLLVDGDDVTSAADALASVAVTATVVEHTKGPKIRIHKFKNKTGYHKRQGHRQPLTKVQVTKISR, from the coding sequence ATGTACGCGATCGTCAAGACCGGCGGCAAGCAGTACAAGGTGGCCGTCGACGACGTGCTCACCGTCGAGAAGATCGTCGGCAAGCCCGGCGCGGAGATCTCGTTCCCGGCCGTGCTCCTGGTCGACGGTGACGACGTCACCAGCGCCGCGGACGCGCTGGCCTCGGTGGCGGTGACGGCCACGGTCGTCGAGCACACCAAGGGCCCGAAGATCCGCATCCACAAGTTCAAGAACAAGACCGGGTACCACAAGCGTCAGGGGCACCGTCAGCCCCTGACGAAGGTCCAGGTCACCAAGATCTCGCGGTAA
- the rpmA gene encoding 50S ribosomal protein L27, with product MAHKKGASSSRNGRDSNAQYLGVKRFGGQVVKSGEILIRQRGTKFHPGVNVGRGGDDTLFALAAGAVEFGYTRGRKVINIVPVSV from the coding sequence ATGGCACACAAGAAGGGTGCGTCCAGCTCCCGCAACGGCCGCGACTCGAACGCCCAGTACCTGGGCGTCAAGCGCTTCGGCGGCCAGGTCGTCAAGTCCGGCGAGATCCTGATCCGCCAGCGCGGCACCAAGTTCCACCCGGGCGTCAACGTCGGCCGGGGCGGCGACGACACGCTGTTCGCCCTCGCCGCGGGCGCCGTCGAGTTCGGCTACACGCGTGGCCGCAAGGTCATCAACATCGTGCCGGTCTCGGTCTGA
- the obgE gene encoding GTPase ObgE translates to MSRFVDRVVLHATAGAGGNGCASVHREKFKPLGGPDGGNGGRGGSIVLVVDPGVHTLLDFHHRPHAMGRNGKQGQGGFKAGANAEDVEMLVPDGTVVFSEDGEIVADLVGPGTRFVAAEGGRGGLGNAALASAARKAPGFALLGEPGEQRDLVLELRSMADVGLVGFPSAGKSSLVAALSAARPKIADYPFTTLVPQLGVVTAGSEVFTVADVPGLIPGASQGRGLGLDFLRHIERCSVLVHVVDCATFEPGRDPAADVQALEDELAQYTPALGGELSDRPRLIALNKIDVPDARDMADIVAADLHERFGWRVFPISTASHAGLRELTFAMAEEVAAFRAAQPVVEATRIVLRPTAVDDAGFTIEPDPENEGGFLVLGARPERWIRQTSFDNDEAVGYLADRLARLGVEDALARAGAHRGSPVTIGDVTFDWEPTTPAGVSVLMSGRGTDRRLETDDRIPASERKVARNARRLHRTDAELAEERAEAEAADERDRLAAAEREDAWDEGVWDDARPAEAAPPSTR, encoded by the coding sequence ATGTCGAGGTTCGTGGACCGCGTGGTGCTGCACGCCACGGCGGGGGCGGGCGGCAACGGCTGCGCCTCGGTGCACCGCGAGAAGTTCAAGCCGCTGGGCGGTCCCGACGGGGGCAACGGCGGGCGCGGCGGGTCGATCGTGCTCGTCGTCGACCCCGGCGTGCACACGCTGCTGGACTTCCACCACCGCCCGCACGCGATGGGGCGCAACGGCAAGCAGGGGCAGGGCGGGTTCAAGGCGGGCGCCAACGCCGAGGACGTCGAGATGCTCGTGCCCGACGGCACGGTCGTGTTCTCCGAGGACGGCGAGATCGTCGCCGACCTGGTGGGGCCCGGCACGCGGTTCGTCGCCGCCGAGGGCGGTCGCGGCGGGCTGGGCAACGCCGCGCTGGCCTCCGCCGCGCGCAAGGCGCCCGGCTTCGCCCTGCTCGGCGAGCCCGGCGAGCAGCGCGACCTCGTGCTGGAGCTGCGCTCGATGGCCGACGTCGGCCTGGTCGGGTTCCCGTCCGCGGGCAAGTCGTCCCTGGTCGCGGCGCTGTCGGCGGCCCGGCCGAAGATCGCCGACTACCCGTTCACCACGCTCGTCCCGCAGCTCGGGGTCGTCACCGCGGGCTCCGAGGTCTTCACCGTCGCCGACGTGCCCGGGCTCATCCCCGGCGCCTCGCAGGGCCGCGGCCTGGGCCTGGACTTCCTGCGTCACATCGAGCGCTGCTCGGTGCTCGTGCACGTCGTCGACTGCGCCACGTTCGAGCCCGGCCGCGACCCGGCCGCCGACGTGCAGGCGCTGGAGGACGAGCTCGCGCAGTACACGCCCGCGCTGGGCGGCGAGCTGTCCGACCGGCCCAGGCTGATCGCGCTCAACAAGATCGACGTCCCGGACGCCCGCGACATGGCCGACATCGTCGCCGCCGACCTGCACGAGCGCTTCGGCTGGCGCGTGTTCCCGATCTCCACGGCGAGCCACGCGGGCCTGCGCGAGCTGACGTTCGCGATGGCCGAGGAGGTCGCGGCGTTCCGCGCCGCCCAGCCGGTCGTCGAGGCCACCCGGATCGTGCTGCGGCCCACCGCCGTCGACGACGCCGGGTTCACGATCGAGCCCGACCCGGAGAACGAGGGCGGGTTCCTCGTGCTCGGCGCGCGGCCCGAGCGCTGGATCCGCCAGACGTCGTTCGACAACGACGAGGCCGTCGGCTACCTGGCCGACCGCCTCGCCCGCCTCGGCGTCGAGGACGCGCTGGCCCGGGCCGGGGCGCACCGCGGCTCGCCGGTCACGATCGGCGACGTCACGTTCGACTGGGAGCCGACCACCCCGGCCGGGGTCTCGGTCCTCATGTCCGGGCGCGGCACCGACCGGCGCCTGGAGACCGACGACCGCATCCCCGCCTCCGAGCGCAAGGTCGCCCGCAACGCGCGCCGCCTGCACCGCACCGACGCGGAGCTGGCCGAGGAGCGCGCCGAGGCGGAGGCGGCCGACGAGCGCGACCGCCTCGCCGCCGCCGAGCGCGAGGACGCCTGGGACGAGGGCGTCTGGGACGACGCCCGCCCGGCCGAGGCCGCCCCGCCCTCCACCCGATGA
- the proB gene encoding glutamate 5-kinase, producing MTGAAPAPRALLGAARRVVVKVGSSSLTSLSGGLDPARLDRLVDALAARRAAGSQVVLVSSGAIAAGLAPLGLTRRPRDLATQQAAAAVGQLLLAQAYAASFARHGRAIGQVLLTADDMIRRAHYRNAQRTLERLLGLDVLPVVNENDTVATDEIRVGDNDRLAALVAHLIGADALVLLSDVDGLYDGDPRRAGSALIPEVGAPDELDAVRIAAPGQGSLGRGGMATKITAAAMASASGIPVLLAAAEDVADALDPAGPKVGTAFRPSGRRMSARRFWLRHAADVRGRLDLDEGAVAAVIGKRRSLLAAGIHGTSGDFVAGDVVDLVGADGTVVARGVVGFDAAELPALIGRRSRDLAPEQRREVVHADDLVPLTGP from the coding sequence ATGACGGGCGCCGCGCCCGCGCCCCGGGCGCTGCTGGGCGCGGCGCGGCGGGTCGTCGTCAAGGTCGGGTCGTCGTCGCTGACGTCCCTGTCGGGCGGGCTCGACCCCGCCAGGCTCGACCGGCTCGTCGACGCCCTCGCCGCCCGCCGCGCGGCCGGCAGCCAGGTCGTGCTCGTCTCCTCCGGGGCCATCGCGGCCGGCCTCGCGCCGCTCGGGCTGACGAGGCGCCCCCGCGACCTCGCCACGCAGCAGGCCGCGGCCGCCGTCGGCCAGCTGCTGCTCGCGCAGGCCTACGCGGCGTCGTTCGCCCGGCACGGCCGCGCGATCGGGCAGGTGCTGCTCACCGCCGACGACATGATCCGGCGCGCGCACTACCGCAACGCCCAGCGCACGCTGGAGCGCCTGCTCGGGCTCGACGTGCTGCCGGTCGTCAACGAGAACGACACGGTGGCCACCGACGAGATCCGGGTGGGCGACAACGACCGCCTCGCCGCGCTGGTCGCGCACCTGATCGGCGCCGACGCGCTCGTCCTGCTCTCCGACGTCGACGGCCTCTACGACGGCGACCCCCGCCGCGCGGGGTCGGCGCTGATCCCCGAGGTCGGGGCGCCCGACGAGCTCGACGCGGTGCGGATCGCGGCCCCCGGGCAGGGCAGCCTGGGCCGCGGCGGGATGGCCACGAAGATCACCGCGGCGGCGATGGCGTCGGCGTCGGGGATCCCGGTGCTGCTGGCCGCGGCCGAGGACGTCGCCGACGCGCTCGATCCGGCGGGCCCGAAGGTGGGCACCGCGTTCCGGCCGTCGGGTCGGCGGATGTCGGCCCGGCGGTTCTGGCTGCGCCACGCCGCCGACGTCCGCGGGCGCCTGGACCTCGACGAGGGCGCGGTCGCCGCGGTGATCGGCAAGCGGCGCTCGCTGCTCGCGGCCGGCATCCACGGCACCTCCGGCGACTTCGTGGCGGGCGACGTCGTCGACCTCGTGGGGGCCGACGGCACGGTCGTCGCGCGCGGGGTGGTCGGGTTCGACGCCGCCGAGCTGCCCGCCCTGATCGGGCGCCGCAGCCGCGACCTGGCCCCCGAGCAGCGCCGGGAGGTCGTCCACGCCGACGACCTGGTGCCGCTCACCGGCCCCTAG
- a CDS encoding AAA family ATPase, with product MGGPTVRLAGPVEVLRDGAPGSGTAVCGRKARTLLALLAARGGGPVPVDTIVEVLWPAGAPARPPRAVATLVSRLRAALGPDAVQGGPHGYRLGRPPAIHVDVDEAARLVGECRTRGDPRLAAAAGRRACDLLGDGPALAGEPDAAWVRDVRTGHGALLRAARHATARALLEAADPVGAAGIAAAAVAADRFDETAHRLLMAAHRSAGEPARALAEFERLRAELAEELGVDPAPETRALHLAVLADAGPPAARPVAVPTSRPLPGRSGEIAALTRAWAAATGGEGGVVLVVGECGIGKTRLVAEVEAVVRATGGQVVGARCFRSERRMFLQPLVDGLGPALAGLPVARLRELAGPRAAALAGLFPDLADAVGPAAGPDPADVAVRRAYEVVAAALRGMAALRPTLLVLDDLHDAGPATVEFLHFLARHRGRSRLLVLATVRPEEGTAVWDALGGLVDRIDLGPLPAEAVAVLAADAGQGARAPEVLRRTRGHTLLVVEELRRRAAGERGVPEVVRAVVLARARRLGAGVEELLRAGAVLGDVVDPLVLAGVLAVAPHVAARRCQRAADAGLLVPAGRSYAFANEVVHEVLRASTPVAVRAADHASVLAGPRAGPVRPREVAVRLRQR from the coding sequence ATGGGCGGGCCGACGGTCCGGCTGGCCGGGCCCGTCGAGGTGCTGCGGGACGGTGCTCCGGGTTCCGGGACGGCAGTGTGCGGTCGGAAGGCCCGCACACTGCTGGCGCTGCTCGCCGCCCGCGGGGGCGGGCCGGTTCCCGTCGACACGATCGTCGAGGTCCTCTGGCCGGCCGGCGCGCCGGCACGGCCACCCCGCGCGGTCGCCACGCTCGTGAGCCGGCTGCGGGCGGCGCTGGGGCCCGACGCGGTGCAGGGCGGCCCGCACGGCTACCGGCTGGGCCGCCCGCCCGCGATCCACGTCGACGTCGACGAGGCGGCGCGGCTCGTGGGCGAGTGCCGGACGCGCGGTGACCCGCGGCTGGCCGCCGCAGCCGGTCGCCGCGCCTGCGACCTGCTCGGCGACGGTCCGGCGCTGGCCGGCGAGCCGGACGCGGCGTGGGTCCGCGACGTCCGCACCGGCCACGGCGCCCTCCTGCGCGCGGCGCGCCACGCCACCGCGCGGGCGCTGCTCGAGGCCGCCGACCCCGTCGGCGCGGCCGGGATCGCCGCCGCGGCCGTCGCGGCCGACCGGTTCGACGAGACCGCGCACCGCCTGCTCATGGCCGCGCACCGCTCCGCGGGCGAGCCCGCGCGGGCGCTCGCGGAGTTCGAGAGGCTGCGAGCCGAGCTGGCCGAGGAGCTGGGCGTCGACCCCGCCCCGGAGACCCGCGCCCTGCACCTCGCCGTGCTGGCCGACGCCGGGCCGCCCGCCGCGCGCCCGGTCGCGGTGCCGACCTCCCGGCCGCTCCCGGGGCGGTCGGGCGAGATCGCCGCGCTGACCCGCGCCTGGGCGGCCGCCACCGGGGGCGAGGGCGGCGTCGTGCTGGTGGTCGGCGAGTGCGGCATCGGCAAGACGCGGCTGGTGGCCGAGGTCGAGGCCGTCGTGCGGGCCACCGGCGGGCAGGTCGTCGGCGCGCGGTGCTTCCGCAGCGAGCGCCGGATGTTCCTGCAGCCGCTGGTCGACGGGCTCGGGCCGGCGCTGGCGGGGCTGCCGGTGGCGCGGCTGCGGGAGCTGGCCGGCCCGCGGGCGGCCGCGCTCGCCGGGCTGTTCCCCGACCTCGCCGACGCGGTGGGCCCGGCCGCCGGCCCCGATCCGGCCGACGTCGCGGTGCGGCGGGCCTACGAGGTCGTGGCGGCGGCGCTGCGCGGCATGGCGGCGCTGCGGCCGACGCTGCTCGTGCTCGACGACCTGCACGACGCGGGCCCGGCGACCGTCGAGTTCCTGCACTTCCTGGCCCGGCACCGGGGCCGCTCGCGGCTGCTGGTCCTCGCCACGGTGCGCCCGGAGGAGGGCACGGCCGTCTGGGACGCCCTCGGGGGCCTCGTCGACCGGATCGACCTGGGCCCGCTGCCCGCCGAGGCGGTGGCGGTGCTGGCCGCGGACGCGGGGCAGGGCGCGCGGGCCCCGGAGGTGCTGCGCCGCACCCGCGGGCACACGCTGCTCGTCGTCGAGGAGCTGCGCCGCCGGGCCGCGGGGGAGCGCGGCGTGCCGGAGGTGGTGCGGGCCGTCGTGCTCGCGCGCGCCCGACGCCTCGGTGCCGGCGTCGAGGAGCTGCTGCGCGCGGGGGCGGTGCTCGGCGACGTCGTCGACCCCCTCGTCCTGGCCGGCGTGCTCGCCGTCGCCCCGCACGTCGCCGCGCGGAGGTGCCAGCGGGCCGCCGACGCGGGGCTGCTCGTGCCGGCCGGGCGCTCCTACGCGTTCGCGAACGAGGTCGTCCACGAGGTCCTGCGCGCCTCGACGCCCGTCGCGGTGCGGGCCGCCGACCACGCGTCCGTCCTCGCCGGGCCGCGCGCCGGGCCGGTGCGGCCACGCGAGGTTGCGGTCCGGCTGCGACAGCGGTGA
- a CDS encoding class I SAM-dependent methyltransferase, producing the protein MAVDEGRLMDLLGKFVGDMGATAAAGNVVVGHRLGLYAALAQGPATPEEFAGRTGCHPRYLTEWLRGQAAGGYVEYDAATGAFSMTEEQAFALTDPNGPVYLPGAFVLALAMLRSEPAITQAFRTGEGVGWHEHHEDLFIGTELFFRPGYLANLTTNWLPALDGVVDKLIDGAAVADIGCGLGASTVLLAQAYPRARLVGSDYHGPSIERARKAAAEAGVASRVGFEEASAQTFTGTGYDLVTSFDCLHDMGDPLGAAQHVRGALADDGTWMVVEPAAADRPEDNMNPVGRLYYSASTFLCVPNGLSQPGGYALGAQAGEAAIRQVATDAGFTRFRRAAETPFNHVYEIRP; encoded by the coding sequence ATGGCCGTCGACGAGGGCAGGCTGATGGACCTGCTGGGCAAGTTCGTGGGGGACATGGGTGCGACGGCCGCCGCCGGGAACGTGGTCGTCGGGCATCGGCTCGGCCTCTACGCGGCCCTGGCTCAGGGTCCCGCCACGCCCGAGGAGTTCGCCGGGCGCACCGGGTGCCACCCGCGCTACCTCACCGAGTGGCTGCGCGGCCAGGCCGCCGGCGGCTACGTCGAGTACGACGCCGCCACCGGCGCGTTCTCGATGACCGAGGAGCAGGCCTTCGCCCTGACCGACCCGAACGGCCCGGTGTACCTGCCCGGGGCGTTCGTCCTGGCGCTGGCGATGCTCCGGTCGGAGCCGGCGATCACGCAGGCGTTCCGCACGGGCGAGGGCGTCGGCTGGCACGAGCACCACGAGGACCTTTTCATCGGCACCGAGCTGTTCTTCCGGCCCGGCTACCTGGCGAACCTGACGACGAACTGGCTGCCCGCCCTGGACGGCGTGGTGGACAAGCTCATCGACGGGGCCGCCGTCGCCGACATCGGCTGCGGCCTCGGGGCGTCGACGGTGCTCCTCGCGCAGGCCTACCCGCGCGCGCGGCTGGTCGGCTCCGACTACCACGGCCCGTCGATCGAGCGGGCGCGCAAGGCCGCGGCCGAGGCCGGTGTGGCGTCGCGCGTGGGCTTCGAGGAGGCGTCCGCGCAGACGTTCACCGGCACCGGCTACGACCTCGTCACCTCCTTCGACTGCCTGCACGACATGGGCGACCCGCTCGGTGCCGCGCAGCACGTGCGCGGGGCGCTGGCCGACGACGGCACCTGGATGGTGGTCGAGCCCGCGGCGGCCGACCGGCCCGAGGACAACATGAACCCGGTGGGCCGGCTGTACTACTCGGCGTCGACGTTCCTGTGCGTCCCCAACGGGCTGTCGCAGCCCGGCGGCTACGCGCTCGGCGCGCAGGCCGGCGAGGCCGCGATCCGCCAGGTCGCCACCGACGCGGGCTTCACCCGGTTCCGGCGCGCGGCCGAGACCCCCTTCAACCACGTCTACGAGATACGGCCCTAG